The DNA region TGGCCTCGACGCGGAAGCGGATGGTGACGGCGTCCCGCCCCTCGACCACCTCCTCCTCGGACATCTCCAGGTTTTCCCACGGCTCGACCATGTTCCGCGCGTAGTGCGTGAGCGCGACCTGGAAGTCGGTGAGCCAGCCGGTCAGACCGAGGCACTTCTCGGTCCACCGGTCGGCGTCGATCAGACGGGTGGCCCCCGCGATGTCGCCCGCCAGCAGGCAGTCGTTCCAGGCCCGGTAGATCTCGAGCGGTGTCGCGTCGACCGTCGGCTCCGGACGAAACGAGGCCGTTTGCCGCCAGATCCCGCCGTCCTTCATGACCATGGTGCCGACCGTCTCCTTCCGTTCGCCGGCGACCTCCATGACCGCCCGGTAGCAGATCGTGTCCCCGTGCTCGGCGTACTCGACCATTTCCACCAGCCTCGGCCGGAGGGCGAGGTACCCGGAGAACGCTTCGCGAATTCCGTCCGCGCCGACGAAACTCCGGTCGGCCCGGACGAGGACGGCGTCCGCGGTGTAATGCGCGATGATCGATTCGAGATCGCCGGCGGTCACCGCCGCGAGCTGCTTCTCGAAAACCGCCTGTACGTCCGTTGCCGTGTTCTCCGTCATTCGAGGTCCTTTCGGGTCGGTGCGGGAATTCGTACGGTGAACCAGGTGTCGCCGGGAGCCGAGCGGGCGGTGAGGGAGCCGTGGTGCCGCTGGGTGACGATGCGGTAGGCGAGGTGCAGGCCGAGGCCCATGCCCTTGCCGACGTCCTTGGTGGTGTAGAAGGGCTCGAAGATCCTGGTGAGCGCGTCGGCCGGGATGCCGCAGCCGGTGTCCCCGATCTCGACGGTCAGGCAGGTGCCCTGGCGACCGGTCCGTACGGTGAGCGTACCGGCGCCGGCCATGGCGTCGACGGCGTTGTCGATCAGGTTGGTCCACACCTGGTTGAGCTCGGTGGGGTGGCCGGACGCCTCCGGGAGGTCCGGCGCGTACTCGCGCACGACCCGCACCCCGGCGAGCTTCGGCCGCAGCATGGCCAGGGTGGCCTCGATGCCGTCGACCACGGAGAACCGCCCCTGCGGAGCCCGGCCGAGGTTCGCGTAGTCCCGGGCGGCGGCCACCAGCGCGGAGATGCGCGGACCGGCCGTCCGCAGCTCCCCCGTGAGCGTCCGGACGTCCAGCAGGGCGGACAAATACTCCAGGGCCCCCGGGAGCACGCCGGGACACAGCCCGCGCAGTCGCACGGACAACCAGCCCGTGCCGAGGCCGCGTTCGGCCATCGCGCAGGCGAGGCCCACCGGCTGAGCGACGCCCTGCCGTTCGGCCCAGGCGAGCACCTCGTCCTCCAGGTCCGCCGACGCCACGGGGTCGGTCTCGGCGATGGGTGGTGTCCGCCCGATCTCCACCGCGAGCCGGTCCAGGGCCTCGGCCTCCCGGGTGACGGCCGCGGCACCCCAGCGCCGTGCCGCCGCCGCGAGCCGGTCAGTGGCCGGGCCGAGCTGCCGGGCAGCGCGTGCCACGGCCGCGGCCGGGTTGTTCAGCTCGTGGGCCAGGCCGGCGGCGAGCGTGCCCATGGCCGTCACCGTGGCCCTGCCCCGGGCCTGGGCCTCCGAGGAGGCGATCCGCCAGGCCAGGACGGGCAGCAGCACCCGGGCGACGCCGGGGCAGCGCACCAGCATGTCCAGGAAGACCTGCTTGGGGTAGGCGGCGACGGTCGTGCGGCCGGCCGCGACGGCGGTGGCCACGTACGCGCCGTCGGTCAGCAGCGCGAGCTCCCCGGTGAAGCGGTGGGCGGCCGGGGGCTTGCCGTCGTGCTCCCATCCGGCGTCGGCACGCGCCCGGTGCCGGGTGAGCAGTTCCTCGCGGCCGTCCACGGTCTTGGTGACCAGGAGTTCGTCGTCGAGCAGCACATAGAAGTGGGTGGCCTCGTCCCCGTCGTGGAAGAGGGTGTCGCCGTCGGCGAGCACCCGCTCCTCGGTCACGGCGGTGAGCCACTCCAGCTGGGCATCGGTCAGGTCGGTGAAGAGCTCGATCCCCCGCAGCCGCTCGCCACGGACCGGGGCCGGCGCGGTCACCGCGATCCGATCAGCGGCAGCCGCCGCTGCGGCAGCAGCCGGCCCGACTGCCTCGGCAGTCCGGCCAGGACGGAGATCGCGTGCGCGATCGAGACGAGCGTGGCGTGGTGGTGCCACCCCCGGAAGGAGCGCCCGGCGAAGTCACGGATGCCCACCTCGCCACAAACGTCCTTCAGATCGCGGGAGACGCGCCTTGTCAGCTTGGCGATCCGGAAGAGCGCCGACGAGGAAAGGTGGCCGATGTTGGAGAGGAAGAGCTCGGTGGGCCGCGCCTGGTGCGGGTCGATCCAGGCACCGATGAGGAAGAGCGGCGGCATGCCGGTGGAGCGGTCGACGGCGGCGGGCAACGCGACCCGCACACCGACCACCCTGGCCACCCTGCGCCGGGCGTACCAGCTGTCACGCCACTCCACCCCCGCGCCCAGTTCCGCCACGGACGCCAGGAGTTGCTCCGCCGGCAGCTGCCGCCCGTCCCCGACGGGCAGCCTCGGGTCGGCGGGGGCCACCCGCAGGCAGGCGTCGATACCCAGGACGAACGGGATCCGGCGCGGCACGAACGCCCCGAGCACCTCGGCGAGGTCGCCGCCGGTCGCCGTCATCACCACCGGGCGCGGTGTCAGTCTCCAGTCCTCGGCCATGGAGACGACCGAACCGACGGCGCACTGCACGGGGGTCTGGGATCTCACGTGGTCGGGGACGGCGGCTCTTCTCCGCGCTTCGTCGCCCGAGACCCAGGACGCCGGCAGTGCGAGCTGCCAGTCCACCGGGCAGCTGGCCTCCTCGGAGGCCAGCCAGACACCAGTGCTCTGCTGGCAGTTGGCCATCCGGCCGAGCCCGGGGACGAACTGGCGCGAGACGCCGACGGAGTGCCGGCCCGCCTTGGGCACGGCGAGCGGCTCGACGATCCAGGCGACCGGCTGGAGTTCCCGGTCGACGAAGCGGGCCAACGACTGGC from Kitasatospora cathayae includes:
- a CDS encoding nuclear transport factor 2 family protein, which translates into the protein MTENTATDVQAVFEKQLAAVTAGDLESIIAHYTADAVLVRADRSFVGADGIREAFSGYLALRPRLVEMVEYAEHGDTICYRAVMEVAGERKETVGTMVMKDGGIWRQTASFRPEPTVDATPLEIYRAWNDCLLAGDIAGATRLIDADRWTEKCLGLTGWLTDFQVALTHYARNMVEPWENLEMSEEEVVEGRDAVTIRFRVEATHIGEFMGVPATGRRVSFDAIRIVHVRDGKVTGQWAQLDLWGLHRQLTDGRPTAL
- a CDS encoding ATP-binding protein, whose product is MTAPAPVRGERLRGIELFTDLTDAQLEWLTAVTEERVLADGDTLFHDGDEATHFYVLLDDELLVTKTVDGREELLTRHRARADAGWEHDGKPPAAHRFTGELALLTDGAYVATAVAAGRTTVAAYPKQVFLDMLVRCPGVARVLLPVLAWRIASSEAQARGRATVTAMGTLAAGLAHELNNPAAAVARAARQLGPATDRLAAAARRWGAAAVTREAEALDRLAVEIGRTPPIAETDPVASADLEDEVLAWAERQGVAQPVGLACAMAERGLGTGWLSVRLRGLCPGVLPGALEYLSALLDVRTLTGELRTAGPRISALVAAARDYANLGRAPQGRFSVVDGIEATLAMLRPKLAGVRVVREYAPDLPEASGHPTELNQVWTNLIDNAVDAMAGAGTLTVRTGRQGTCLTVEIGDTGCGIPADALTRIFEPFYTTKDVGKGMGLGLHLAYRIVTQRHHGSLTARSAPGDTWFTVRIPAPTRKDLE
- a CDS encoding IS701 family transposase, which encodes MDAGFDGFDPQGLSQDRVDRLCGQLLASVPRSDQRRWGELYVRGLLSAKGRKTMKGIAEAADSSAMQSLQQFITTSPWEWKPVRQSLARFVDRELQPVAWIVEPLAVPKAGRHSVGVSRQFVPGLGRMANCQQSTGVWLASEEASCPVDWQLALPASWVSGDEARRRAAVPDHVRSQTPVQCAVGSVVSMAEDWRLTPRPVVMTATGGDLAEVLGAFVPRRIPFVLGIDACLRVAPADPRLPVGDGRQLPAEQLLASVAELGAGVEWRDSWYARRRVARVVGVRVALPAAVDRSTGMPPLFLIGAWIDPHQARPTELFLSNIGHLSSSALFRIAKLTRRVSRDLKDVCGEVGIRDFAGRSFRGWHHHATLVSIAHAISVLAGLPRQSGRLLPQRRLPLIGSR